The window AGCCCTCAAGGAACAGCTCAAAGAATCCGTCAAAACAACTGCCATGACCACAGCCACAATTTCCCGTAATGCCTTTAATTCTCTCAACTGGATTTATCTCGAAGAGTTTCTGCACGGAATTGATCCTGCCGGTTCTGGCGGCATTATCTCTGCCAAGCTGGTCAATGCTGATGGGGAAGTATATATGGCTCATGACCGGGAATATTACGGGACAACTATGGACCCTGAACTGCTTTCCAGTGACCTGACAATCCATGAAGATTATTTTTTTCAAGACTATGATATAAATGGGCTTTTAATAGTTTACCCCGTGCAGATCGGCCAGCAGCAATGGTATGTTTTTCTTGGAGCATCCCTTGCACATGTGGAAGAGGCAATAAATGAACTAATCAAGCGTTCAGTACTGTGGTCCATGATCATTGTGGTTCTGGCCACCATAGCCATTGCCTTCATCATTCGAACTATAGTCCGGCCAATTTCTTCTCTTGTTAAGTCAGTGAATAGAATTTCAAAAGGCGACCTGGAACATGAGACTGAAGTAACCTCAAAAGATGAAATCGGACTCTTGTCTCATGAATTCAACAAAATGGTCAAAAATCTGCGATCTGCCCGGGCTGATCTTGAAAATTCCATGCGTGAACTCGAAATTACCAACCAGCAGCTCGAGGAGGAAACCGCCCAGGCCAAGCGTCTCGCTGTGGCCGCCCAGCAGGCCAGTAAAGCCAAGAGTGAATTCCTGGCCAATATGAGCCATGAGATCAGAACTCCCCTCAACGGAGTAGTCAGTATGCTGAGCCTTGTGGAAGAGACTGAACTCAGTTCTGAGCAGGAAGAATACGTAAAAATGGCTGCCATGTCTTCTGAAACACTGCTGGCCATTATTAACGACATCCTTGATTTTTCCAAGATTGAAGCCGGCAAGCTGGAATTGACCGAAAGAGAATTTGACCTGGAAAATGAAGTGGCGGATCTTCTGTCAGTGCTGGCAGGCAAAGCAGGGGAAAAGAAACTGGAAGTGCTCATGCACTATGACTTTGATGCTCCAAGATTTATCAAGGGAGACAATCTGCGACTCAGGCAGGTGCTGTTCAATATTGCAGGCAATGCAGTAAAGTTTACAGACCAGGGCCATGTCCTGCTGGAGGTTAAATGTCTGCGAAGAGACCATGAGTCCGCACTCTTGAGAATCTCAGTAAAAGATACCGGCATTGGAATCGCACCGGACAAACAAAGGGAAATCTTCGAACACTTCACCCAGGCTGACTATTCATCAACCCGAAAGTATGGTGGAACCGGTCTTGGTCTGGCCATAAGTAAAGAAATTGTGAAACTCATGGGAGCAGAACTCAAGCTTGAAAGTACCCCTGGCCAGGGATCAGAATTCTACTTTGAAATCCGGTTTGAAATACCGAAGGAGCAAGCCCAGCAAACATCTGAATTTCATATGGACAACATGAAAATCCTGGTGGTGGATGACAACGAGGTCAATCAGTCCATAATATCAAGATATCTTTGCGATATTGGAGCAGAGTGCCATCTCGTGGAAAACGGCTATAAGGCCATGGTCAACCTTGAAGAAAGCATCAAGTCCGGAACCCCCTATCAACTGGCTGTAATCGACTATGCCATGCCGGGTATGGATGGGCTGGAGCTTACACAGCATATTCGCAGAAAAAAGGATTTTGATCAGATGCCCATTGTGATGCTCAGTTCATTCTGGGGACATATCCCGGCCAGGGATCTGTATGACGCTGGAGTGGACTCATATCTTCCCAAACCAGTTCGAAGAGGCCACCTTCTTCAGGCCATCCAGGGTGTGCTTGAAGGCCGCAGGGAAAAATCAGCCGGTGCTGACTCACCCCATGAACCATTGGATAGCATACACGATTCCAACACTCATGAATCCAGGAAGCAACCGGATGCTGACCAAAAATCATCCGGATCTTTGAAAATCCTTCTTGTTGAAGATAATCCTGTCAACAGAAAGTCTGTAAAGTATATGCTCAGCAAAATTACTGATAACATCGCAGTCGCTGAAAATGGACAACAGGCTGTAGAAATGTTTCAGTCACAAGATTTTGACCTCATTCTAATGGATGTGCAAATGCCGGTAATGGACGGTCTTGAGGCCACCAGGCAAATCAGAAAGATAGAAAAGACTGAAAATGCAGACATGAACAACCCCCTGACTGACTCAGATAATTCAAGTCCTGCTGGAGTGCCCATAATTGCTCTTACAGCCAATGCCATGATCGGTGACCGGAAAAAATGCCTTGAAGCGGGCATGAACGACTACCTGTCCAAGCCATTGCGCAAAAATGATCTGCTGAGTATTATTGAAGGCATGATCCCTGACATGCTGTCTGCTTCAAAAGCACAGAAACCTGGAAAGCCTGACCAGGCAATTTCTGATGAAAACTGCGATGTTCCTGAACATATGTCCATCTTTAATGAGAAGGACTTTATGACGCGCTATGAAAATGACTATGAAATTGCATCAGAAATATTAAAAGACTTTCTTGAGGATCTGCCCCTCAACCTGTCACAGATCTTGGAGTGTGTTCAGTCTGCCGACCCTGTCAGCACAGACAAGTCAGCCCACAAGCTCAAGGGATCTGCCGGTTATATAGGGGCGGAAATACTTCAGCACCTGTGCTCCTCCATCATGAAGCATGCCCGTCAGGATCATTGGGAACAGGTAAGTATCGATTCCATGCAACTTAAGGATCATGTGGAAAAATTTGTCCACGCAGCCAATGCCTTTTTAGCTCAACATAACAATTAGGCGCTTAGTGGAAATTTCAAACAAACATGTTGGTTGTTAAAAATCCTTGCTTTCATGTTTGTGGGGACAGGCACCCCGGCACTTATTTTTTATTGAGCAAGAAACAAATTAGAAAAATAAATGCCGGGAGAGCCAGTCCCCGTGCTCAATCCGTCATTCATAGGTTTACCTGAAGCTGCCCCGAAGGGGCCACTTTTTCCGTGCAAGGTCGCGGAAAAAGCTTAGTAACTTACTGTTTGAATCCTGTGGAAATAGCAAAAAAGTATTTTAATCTTGAAATAGCAACGATGCCCAGCATGCTTATTCTTCAGACTTCAGACTTCAGACTTCAGTCTTCAGCCTTTAGTCTTCAGCCTTCAGTCTGAAAAGTACGGTTATCGCCCCAACTTAACGATCTTTGTTTAAGTTGGGCTGTGGACACAGCCCTCATTAGACACATACTTAAAACTTATAACTTGCAATTAAAATACAAGGTCCCACCATGCAGGTACTAATAGCAGAAGATGACAAAATCAGTCGCAAGACTCTGGCCCTGTACATCAAAAAACTGGGCTATACCCCTTTGACAGCAGCCGACGGAGAGGAAGCTCTTCAGCTCTGGGCGGAAAACAGACCCCGCATCATCCTTACAGACTGGAACATGCCTGGACTGGACGGGGTCGAGCTGTGCACTAAGGTGCGTGAAGCGGAAATGGATGAATATACATATATTATCATGATAACGTCCCGGGATGATTCTGATGACCTGATCCACGGCTTTGAATCAGGCGTCGACGATTACCTCACCAAGCCGGTCAATAAAGCTGAGCTGGCAGTAAGGCTCAAATCCAGTGAAAGAATCTTCAGCCTGCAGAGTAAGGATACAGTCATATTTGCCATGGCCAAACTCGCGGAAACAAGAGACCCGGAAACCGGCCTGCACTTAGAACGAATCCAGAGCTACTGCAAGCTGATTTCGGAATTTCTCCTGAAAAACTCCATCTACCCTCAAGCAGTCACCAGAAGATTTATTGATGATATTTATGCCACCAGCCCGCTGCATGACATCGGCAAGGTAGGCATTCCCGACCATATCCTGCTCAAACCGGGCAGGCTGGATGAAAGGGAGTTTGAAATCATGAAAACCCACACTACCATTGGTTACGATACTCTGCGCAGCACCATTGCCCAGAATCCCAAGGCGAACTTTCTAAAAATGTCTGCTGAAATAGCAAAGTACCATCATGAAAAATGGGACGGCAGCGGTTACCCGGACGGACTTAAAGGCGAGGACATCCCCTTAGCAGCAAGAATCCTTGCTGTGGCTGATGTCTATGATGCTCTGGCATCCAAAAGAGTCTACAAGGATGCCTTTTCCCATGAAAAAACCAGGGCCATAATCACTGAAGGCAAAGGCAGCCATTTTGATCCGGCTCTGGTGGATGTTTTTCTAACTTGTCAAGACGATTTTGCCAAAGTGCTGGAAAAATTCAAAGAAGCATGACCGACAGGGGATCATCATATTGTCTCTGTTATTCAGACCAGTTATTTACTCAAGTGTTAGGGTTTTGAAAAAGTATCCCGGTAGCCTTTTAGTTCTTCCAGGGCACCAAGCAAATCCGTTGTCAGTCCCGCGACGCTGTGATGATCACCGTCTTTGACAGCAGAGTCCAGTTGCACTGCGAGGTATTCAGCCCTGTCCGCCCCGAGAAGCCCAAGAGATCCCTTGAGGGAATGAGCGGTTTTTCCAAGTTCCTGAACCTGATTGGCAACAGAATGTTTTTGCAGACTTTCCATATACCTACTCATGTCCCGTTCCAAAAAACTGGAAAACATCTTGTTCCAGAACTGCTCATCACCTGAAAAACGCAAACGAACTATATCAGGATTGATTATTTCATAATGATTATATTTATGTTTTGTATCTTTTGAAGACAAGCCGGAATCCTGAGATCTTTCAGAAGATAACGCCAGCAATCTGGACATTTCCTGAAACAGCTCACCTTCATTAACCGGCTTGGAAACAAAACCATCCATGCCTGATTTAAGAAACTTTTCCCTGTCTTCTGCCATGGCATAAGCTGTTAAAGCAATAATGGGCGTCCTGGACCCTCTGCCTTGCATCTGGGAGTTGTTGTCACTTTGTGCCTGATGCTCTTTTTCAAATGCAGGACTATGGTCATCTTCAATTTCTCTTATCTGCCTGGTTGCTTCAACACCATCAATCTGAGGCATCTGGATATCCATTAAAATAATGTCGTACTTCTTTTCCCTGAACCTCTGAACTGCTGTGCTGCCATTATCAACAATATCTGCTGTGCATCCCATGCGCTTCAAAATAAACTCAATATAATGCTGATTAACCTGGACATCTTCGGCCACCAGCACCTTCAAAGGCATTTCAAACTGTCCATCCCTGGTCAGCTTGAGCTCTGATCCTGGTACGGATCTATCAAAAGCCTGTTGCTGAGTATCTGATTCAGGCAATATAAAGCTCAGATGGAAGCTGAAAATACTCCCGTATCCTGGTTCGCTCTGTACTTCAATCTTTCCTCCCATAAGCTTTACAAGCTTGTTGGATATGCTGAGCCCCAGTCCGGTACCCTGTTTGCTTTTACTGTATGAAATGTCTGCCTGAGAAAAACTTTCAAAAAGCCGGGGCATAAACTCAGCATTGATGCCAACACCAGTATCCTCGACCTCAAAAACAAGTTCCGCTTTTGCTCTGGAGATATTTCTTGAAGACAGTCTAACATTAACCTCGCCCTGGGGCGTGAATTTTATGGCGTTGTTGATAAGGTTGCGCAGGACCTGACTTATCCGATGTGCATCTCCTATTAGAAAACGGGGTACGTCGTCAGCAATCCAGCTTTTAAGCTCAATATTTTTTTCACGGGCCTGGAAAGAGTAGAGACTGACCGCCTTATCCAGCAAAGCTGCAATGTCAAACTGCTCACTGCATATTTCAAGCTTTCCGGCCTCCACCTTGGACAGATCCAGTATGTCATCAATGATCTGCTTCAGAGAATTGGCTGAATCTAAGGTCATGTTGATGATTTTTTGGGACTCTTCATCTCGGGTCAAAGCAGACATCATTTCCAGGGCCCCCATAATACCCGCCATGGGCGTGCGTATTTCATGGCTCATATTGGCCAGAAATTCACTCTTGGCCCTGCTGGCCTTTTCAGCCTCATCCCTTGCCTTGACCAGATCCTGTTCAATGGCTTTTTCCTCTGTTTTATCAGCAAGGTATCCATGCCAGATCACTGTATTATCCGACATCTTTTCCGGTCTGGCTATGCCTTTCAGGTACCTTTCTCCTTTTGCAGGAAGATTGACCCAGTACTCACAATGCCAGATGGATAAATTCTTTGAAGACTCCTCAATGGACTCAGCAACTCTGTCATACTCATGTGGCTGGATTCTGGAATAAACCTTGGTTGCGTCTAATCGTACCTCTTCCGGAGAGACTTCATAGACATCCCAGATACCTGCACTGGCAAAGGGAAAACAGCTGGTTCCATCAGGGTTTATCTGAAACTGGTATATTGCTCCGGGAACCTGCTCGGAAAGTTTGCTCAAAAGTCTGTCCCGGGCTGCAAGTTTTTGTTCAGCATCAACCCGGTCAGTTATGTTTCGTGCCACCGCGTAAATCATATCGTCTTCCGGCCTGGCTCTCCACTCTATCCAGCGGTATGACCCATCCTTATGCCGGTACCTGTTCACAAACTGCAGTACTTCTTTCTGCATGGACAGGTCCTTAGCTTTCTGCATCGTATCCTCCCAATCATCAGGGTGGACAAAATCCAGGAAAGGCCTGCCTTTGAGCTCTTCTACATTATATCCCAAAACATCCTCCCACTGGGGATTCAGCCTGACAAACTCACCACTTGTATTGGCAATACACAAAAGATCCAAACTGGAAGTGAAGTAATTTTCCAGCTCTTCACTTTTTTCCTTCAGTGCATATTCAGTTTTTTTTCTGTCAGTTATGTCAATTATTCCAGCCAGTGCGCCAAGGTAATTTCCATGGTCATCCATAAGTGGCGAGGCAGAGGTATAAACATAAACCGGGTATCCCTGCTTGTGCAGAAGTGTAAACT is drawn from Desulfonatronovibrio magnus and contains these coding sequences:
- a CDS encoding HD domain-containing phosphohydrolase yields the protein MQVLIAEDDKISRKTLALYIKKLGYTPLTAADGEEALQLWAENRPRIILTDWNMPGLDGVELCTKVREAEMDEYTYIIMITSRDDSDDLIHGFESGVDDYLTKPVNKAELAVRLKSSERIFSLQSKDTVIFAMAKLAETRDPETGLHLERIQSYCKLISEFLLKNSIYPQAVTRRFIDDIYATSPLHDIGKVGIPDHILLKPGRLDEREFEIMKTHTTIGYDTLRSTIAQNPKANFLKMSAEIAKYHHEKWDGSGYPDGLKGEDIPLAARILAVADVYDALASKRVYKDAFSHEKTRAIITEGKGSHFDPALVDVFLTCQDDFAKVLEKFKEA
- a CDS encoding PAS domain S-box protein, which encodes MKEDSYKRLLQSSPFGYAYHRIVLDDQDRPVDYIFLEVNQAFERLTGLKAENILNKKITECVPDFFSSGFNWISFYGDIAINQRQKDFEQYSEPLSKWYKGHAFSPEKYHFAVVFTDISEEIKGMRQLKNQHEYTSSLLNAVPDLLFVLGSQGDILDFKAGSEKQLYMPVEQFMGKNIAEIIHKDLAEKINSSMSEMFRTRSLQSIQYQLPIHGKIHSFECRFSPLGEDRAIALVRDVSEQKQAEAALLESESRYRLLVDNLNEGIWQIDHNGKTVFVNQVMADMLGYAPDEMMGKKVVDFCDEPDREMYYEKSERRKQGQKEQHEFTLLHKQGYPVYVYTSASPLMDDHGNYLGALAGIIDITDRKKTEYALKEKSEELENYFTSSLDLLCIANTSGEFVRLNPQWEDVLGYNVEELKGRPFLDFVHPDDWEDTMQKAKDLSMQKEVLQFVNRYRHKDGSYRWIEWRARPEDDMIYAVARNITDRVDAEQKLAARDRLLSKLSEQVPGAIYQFQINPDGTSCFPFASAGIWDVYEVSPEEVRLDATKVYSRIQPHEYDRVAESIEESSKNLSIWHCEYWVNLPAKGERYLKGIARPEKMSDNTVIWHGYLADKTEEKAIEQDLVKARDEAEKASRAKSEFLANMSHEIRTPMAGIMGALEMMSALTRDEESQKIINMTLDSANSLKQIIDDILDLSKVEAGKLEICSEQFDIAALLDKAVSLYSFQAREKNIELKSWIADDVPRFLIGDAHRISQVLRNLINNAIKFTPQGEVNVRLSSRNISRAKAELVFEVEDTGVGINAEFMPRLFESFSQADISYSKSKQGTGLGLSISNKLVKLMGGKIEVQSEPGYGSIFSFHLSFILPESDTQQQAFDRSVPGSELKLTRDGQFEMPLKVLVAEDVQVNQHYIEFILKRMGCTADIVDNGSTAVQRFREKKYDIILMDIQMPQIDGVEATRQIREIEDDHSPAFEKEHQAQSDNNSQMQGRGSRTPIIALTAYAMAEDREKFLKSGMDGFVSKPVNEGELFQEMSRLLALSSERSQDSGLSSKDTKHKYNHYEIINPDIVRLRFSGDEQFWNKMFSSFLERDMSRYMESLQKHSVANQVQELGKTAHSLKGSLGLLGADRAEYLAVQLDSAVKDGDHHSVAGLTTDLLGALEELKGYRDTFSKP
- a CDS encoding response regulator — encoded protein: MSDQAETGAFKMRVSIFQKIIIPVLALLLLAMGVATYIGINLESKALKEQLKESVKTTAMTTATISRNAFNSLNWIYLEEFLHGIDPAGSGGIISAKLVNADGEVYMAHDREYYGTTMDPELLSSDLTIHEDYFFQDYDINGLLIVYPVQIGQQQWYVFLGASLAHVEEAINELIKRSVLWSMIIVVLATIAIAFIIRTIVRPISSLVKSVNRISKGDLEHETEVTSKDEIGLLSHEFNKMVKNLRSARADLENSMRELEITNQQLEEETAQAKRLAVAAQQASKAKSEFLANMSHEIRTPLNGVVSMLSLVEETELSSEQEEYVKMAAMSSETLLAIINDILDFSKIEAGKLELTEREFDLENEVADLLSVLAGKAGEKKLEVLMHYDFDAPRFIKGDNLRLRQVLFNIAGNAVKFTDQGHVLLEVKCLRRDHESALLRISVKDTGIGIAPDKQREIFEHFTQADYSSTRKYGGTGLGLAISKEIVKLMGAELKLESTPGQGSEFYFEIRFEIPKEQAQQTSEFHMDNMKILVVDDNEVNQSIISRYLCDIGAECHLVENGYKAMVNLEESIKSGTPYQLAVIDYAMPGMDGLELTQHIRRKKDFDQMPIVMLSSFWGHIPARDLYDAGVDSYLPKPVRRGHLLQAIQGVLEGRREKSAGADSPHEPLDSIHDSNTHESRKQPDADQKSSGSLKILLVEDNPVNRKSVKYMLSKITDNIAVAENGQQAVEMFQSQDFDLILMDVQMPVMDGLEATRQIRKIEKTENADMNNPLTDSDNSSPAGVPIIALTANAMIGDRKKCLEAGMNDYLSKPLRKNDLLSIIEGMIPDMLSASKAQKPGKPDQAISDENCDVPEHMSIFNEKDFMTRYENDYEIASEILKDFLEDLPLNLSQILECVQSADPVSTDKSAHKLKGSAGYIGAEILQHLCSSIMKHARQDHWEQVSIDSMQLKDHVEKFVHAANAFLAQHNN